The Entelurus aequoreus isolate RoL-2023_Sb linkage group LG23, RoL_Eaeq_v1.1, whole genome shotgun sequence genome has a window encoding:
- the LOC133640613 gene encoding gastrula zinc finger protein XlCGF57.1-like translates to MRTEEPLPSHIKKEVEYPPIPHFKKEEEDPVTPHFKEEEEDPLTLHFKKEAVDPLNPHIKEEEMDPLTPHFKKEEEDPLTPHFKEEEEDPMTLHFKKEAVDPLNPHIKEEEMDPLTPHFKKEEEDTLTPHFKEEAVDPLNPHIKEEEEDPLTLHFKKDAVDPLNPHIKEEEEEHCISQQGEHLEWLEEFPVIGVPVKSEGDEVKSESEEKREAEPPSSSSTQHMTTEADGDHCGGSQADKLLAPLSDSEDTTSHSPDTDDEHSKDDKTCHTDNTHFTCSHCDKTFKYHCHLKSHMRKHTGEKPFSCSECGKRFLRNQSLKAHMRTHTGEKPFSCSICGKDFTHRQYLKIHSRVHTGEKPFSCSECGKSFVRNQSLKVHMRTHTGEKPFFCSICCKDFTQKHHFKAHMIIHTGEKPFSCSICSKGFTRRDHFKKHMRTHTGEKPFSCSICCKDFTQKHHFKAHMRTHTGEKPFSCSICGKDFTHKHNFKAHMRIHTGEQLFSCSICGKDFTQRDHLKKHMRSHTGEKPFSCSICSKDFTLKNHFKAHMRIHTGEKRFSCSVCCKSFIHRQHLKRHMITHTGEKVWSCSVCGERFSYKYQCKKHKCAGENSSSK, encoded by the coding sequence ATGCGGACGGAGGAACCACTGCCCTCCCACATTAAGAAGGAAGTGGAATACCCACCGATCCCCCATTttaaaaaagaagaggaggacccagtgacaccccattttaaagaggaagaggaggacccactgacactCCATTTTAAAAAGGAAGCGGTGGATCCACTGAaccctcacattaaggaggaagagatggatccactgacaccccattttaaaaaagaagaggaggacccactgacaccccattttaaagaggaagaggaggacccaatGACACTCCATTTTAAAAAGGAAGCGGTGGATCCACTGAaccctcacattaaggaggaagagatggatccactgacaccccattttaaaaaagaagaggaggacacactgacaccccattttaaagaggaagcggTGGATCCACTGAaccctcacattaaggaggaagaggaggacccactgacactCCATTTTAAAAAGGACGCGGTGGATCCACTGAaccctcacattaaggaggaagaggaggaacactgcatcagtcagcagggagagcatcttgaatggttggaggagttcccagtgattggtgtccctgtgaagagtgaaggtgatgaggtcaaaagtgaaagtgaggagaagagagaggcggagcctccaagcagcagctcaactcaacacatgacaacagaagctgatggagaccactgtggaggatcacaagcagacaagctcttagctccactatcagatagtgaggacacaacgtcacactctcctgacactgatgatgaacactctaaagatgataagacatgtcacactgacaacacacacttcacatgttctcactgtgacaaaacttttaaataccattgtcatctgaaaagccacatgagaaaacacactggagaaaaacctttttcctgctcagaatgtggtaaacgtTTTTTAagaaatcaaagtttaaaagcacacatgagaacacacactggagaaaaacctttttcatgttcaatctgcggtaaagattttactcataggcaatatttgaaaatacacagtaGAGTAcatactggagaaaaacctttttcctgctcagaatgtggtaaaagttttgtaagaaatcaaagtttaaaagtacacatgagaacacacactggagaaaaaccttttttttgttcaatctgctgtaaagattttactcaaaagcaccatttcaaagcacacatgataatacacactggagaaaaaccattttcatgttcaatctgcagtaAAGGTTTTACTCGAAGGGACCATTTcaaaaaacacatgagaacacacactggagaaaaacctttttcatgttcaatctgctgtaaagattttactcaaaagcaccatttcaaagcacacatgagaacacacactggagaaaaacctttttcatgttcaatctgtggtaaagattttactcataagcacaatttcaaagcacacatgagaatacacactggagaacaacttttttcatgttcaatctgcggtaaagattttactcaaagggaccatttaaaaaaacacatgagatcacacactggagaaaaacctttttcatgttcaatctgcagtaaagattttactctaaagaaccatttcaaagcacacatgagaatacacactggagaaaaacgttTTTCatgttcagtatgttgtaaaagttTTATACATAGACagcatttgaaaagacacatgataacacacacaggagagaaagtgtggagttgcagtgtgtgtggtgaaagattctcttataagtaccagtgtaaaaaacacaagtgtgctggtgagaacagcagcagcaaatga